GGATAAATTTTTCTCCGAGTTCCAGCCAGAATTCTGCTTTATTCCGCTTCCCACTTTTAAATGCTTCCAGTATTTCAGTAACGATGTGCACGGACTTGGATGGATGGCAATTTTTCACCTCGCGCCCGATAACGGCAGCACTTCGAGGAAATATACGGTGCTTGCTGTCTGAATAGTACGCAACTCGGTCATCAGGGCCGACAAAACTGATATCCACAGGCAAATTACGGAAAATGGCGTTTATGACCTCTGGAGCGAGATTCCCGGTGGCCAGAGAAATCAAATCTGTATTGTCAGTTGGTTGTGACTCGTGGGCAGCACGGGCAGACCATTCAGTACCGGGCGTCACATCAAAAGAATACCCGATTTCATCATCTCCCAAACGGCATCTATTCCAGTCATCTTCGGTCAGTAACTCAAGGCTCATGGGGAAGAGGATGTTTTCCTCTTTCCGTATCATTTCTTCTGCTTCATTAAGAAAATCAACCACAGCAACAACGCTCTCAAGCTGCTTCTTTTCTGCAAGCAAGTTTTGCGCGTGGCGTAATTTACTGCGTATATCATCGTGCACCTCCCACATCACTTTGCCGGGGGCGCTGAGGCCGTGCTGTTCCAACAGAGGAAAAAGCTGATTCTCTTTGCGGATATAGTGAGTTTGAATACCCGCAAGTTCCTGTACTAAATTTGTAAGATGGCCGTGAACAAAAGCCCATGCGGCTTCTTCTGCTCCCCCGTTCACTTTGGCTACTTCCTGCCTGATTTCGGCAATCAGCTCTTTTGCCTGGGTATTTTCTTGAAGATATGTATGAATGGGGTGCCCAGGTTGCACCGGGCGCATCTCCTGTTTTTCAAGCGCGCCTTGAAACAGGGCGGCATGCAGATGGCACATTCGCTTAATTTCCGTTTCCGGAAGCCCTTCGTTAACCAGCGTTTGCTCAAGCCCTGCAATTTCTTCCGGCGAGATATCCCCAACCGTTCTATTGAATTTCTCCTGCAACTGATTGAACTCCACACCATCATGCAGTTCTCGGATAATTTCCTTGAGATTTTCCAACCTTTGTTCCCGTGATAGTATGCTGGGTGCTTTTGCAGATTGCTGCACAGCAGGGGGTAGAATAGCCACAGTTTCGCCCGTGGTTGCCATAATTTTTTCCGCAATGAACAGAAGCAGCGCAAGGACGCTTTCATTCCCCAGACCTGCAGCTTTTTCTATGGAGGCTACCCGGCCCATAGTTTGGTGCAGAATAGGGTTCTTTAATTTTTCAAAAGAGCTATTGCGTTCTGCCAAAGCGTTTACAAGAAAAGGATATTTTTCTGTTAACGCAAATATTTTTGTGTCTTGAGATAGTTCCATAGCGCACCTCTTTGTAGATTTTCTTGTAAGCTATGCCCAAAAGTAACGTATGGATGTGATAAATGTCACACTTGCCAATTATACTCCAGGTTCCACCTGAAACAGTTCAAAACTATTTTTGTCATACTGCAAAAGCCCTTCAGCCTTCATGGCACTAAGTTCTCGCGATAAAGCGCTTCGATCCACGCAAAGATATTCCGCAAGTTCCGTTTTATTGAAGGGAATTTCAACTATGGTGCTTTTGGCTGAAACGGCTTGGGCAGAAAGAAAAGAAAGCAGTTTCTCGCGAGTTGTCCGTTTGGAAAGGTATTCCAACTTTTTAGTCAGCAAAATATTTTTTTTTGCCAATATACGCATCATATTCATAACCAGCTGAGTGTGAAACACACACGCAGACGAGCAGGTGGTGATGATTTTGCGATAGTCGATCAACATAATTTCGGTTGCTTCACAAGCGATTACGCTGACTGGCAACGCCACTTGCTCCGCACAAGAAAATGCTTCTCCGAACAGACCACTAGATTCAATATGAGCTAGTATTGTTCGGTTTCCCCAAAAATCTTCCTGTAATACCCGCACACTGCCAGATAGTACGATTCCTACGGATATAGGCTTTTCTCCTGCTACAAAAATCAATTCATCTTTACGATACCGCCGCTTCACTGCCGTCAAGCAAGCCAGTAACGATGCCAACTGACTCTCATCAATACCCCTGAATAAAGGACTATGCTTTATTTTTTCAAACATCATTGTGAATTTTCCTTCTAGTGTTGCAAATGTCACAACATTAGCAAATGAGGTGAAGTATTACAAGGGAACAACGCTGATATTGCATAAGTATCCAGGTAAACAAAAAAATGTATTTTGCCCAATGAATACTCAAAAAACTTATAAGAGGGGAAATTACAATGATCCGGAAAATCATTAAAATAGATCAATGCTGTCCGGCTAAGGTGCGTTAAATATGTTCAAAATCTCCGAGGTTTATGCTACAAAACAGTTGCATAACCCATTGCAGCCCAAGGAGATTTTGAACATGAGCCATCATAATACACTCTTTTCTCAAATGCTATCATTGATTCCCAGACATGTTTTTCAGAAACTGGAAGCCCGGCATAAAACAGGTCGTTCTTCTCGACAATTCGGCTTTAAGGAACAGTCTACGGTCATGGCTTTTATCCAGCTTGCAGCAAGGCGCTCCATGCGTGACGGATTGCGCTGTTTGGCCGCCTGCGGCAAGAGGCTGTATCATTTTGGCCTTTTTCCCGTTGCACGTTCCACTTTCTCCGATGCCAACAACTCCCGGCCTGTGGGCTTTTTCAAAGATCTATTTGCCGACATGTACAGCCTGTGTGTTCCCAAGGCCTCCAAACACAAATTTCATTTCAAATGCAAACTTTACAGCATGGACGCCACCACCATCAGCCTGTGTTTGTCGCTGTTTCCCTGGGCCACGTTCCGCCAAAACAAGGGCGGCGTCAAAATGAACACAGTGCTTGACCACGATGGTCATATCCCGGCATTTGTCACCGTTGATGTGGCCAAAACGCACGAAAGCCGTATGGCGAAAAGTCTTTCTCTGCCCAAAGGCTCCATCGTGACCTTCGACAAAGGCTATGTCAGTTACCCCTGGTTTCAGACCCTGCTCGAAAATGGCATCTTTTTCGTCACCCGCCTGAAGGACAACGCTGTTTACAAACTGCTGGAGCGCCGCCCGGTGAACCGCACAAGCGGGGTTACTTCCGACCACATTATCGAAGTGAAGCACAGCCGGGGAAAAGTCTTGCGCCTGCGTCGCATCGGCTACCGGGACGCCGAAACAGGCAAGCGTTACGAATTTCTGACAAATCACTTTCGCCTGTCCGCCCGCACCATCGCCGATATTTACAAAGAACGCTGGAAAATCGAACTCTTTTTTCGCGAAATCAAACAGAATCTACGCATCAAAAGCTTTGTCGGGAACACGGAAAATGCTGTATTGATTCAGATTTATACCGCGCTGACCGTCTACCTGCTCCTGGCCTACCAGAAATTCCTGAGTAAAACAGGGCTGTCCGTGCAGCAACTTTTCCAAATCGCCTCACTGAACATCCTCGGAACAGACTCGCTGGAAGAACTCCTGAAGCCCCGACGACGAAAAAATGAAAACCTCTATAACCTCAGTCTGTTATCCTTGGCAGCTTAACCGGACAGCATTGATTTCCAGTTAAATATCTACACTATGGGGTAGATACAAGGGGACTGGGCTTCTGGACTGAACGTAAGCACATCTGCACTCTACCTTTACAATACATATCTGACCGAGCTTGAGCCTTTGTGAAGACGCCCTGCGTCTGAAACAAAGGCTCATTGCGCTTTAGCGCAACATGAACAGTGAAAACAAAAACGCCCTCTGAACCAAGGGCATAGAAGTATGGGATGGCTGTTGCTCAAGCTTTGTTCAATTCAATGCGCTAAAGCGCAACTTGTTTTTCTTCCTGCCGTAAACGGCACTCAGAAAACCAAGAGCTTGTTTTAAATATTTTTTAACGAACTACAGCAGTTAAAATCCGGTAAATTGTCTTTAACTGTTCATCGTCAGCTTCGACAATCATCTTTTGCACTTCTCGCTCAAGTTCTTGCCTCGGTGCTTCATGTTCCGCACTGACCAGTTCTGCCAAAGAAACATCCAGAGCAACCGCAATCTTGGTCAAGTTCTTCACTGATACAGTTTCTTTGCCTAATTCAAGGTCGCTCCAATACTTCCCATTCAGACCGGCCATTTCTGCCATCTGCTCTTGGGTGAGCTTCTTTCTTGTCCTTAGTGCTCGAATTCTTTGGCCTAATCGTTTTTCGTCGGTCATTTCAATGCCTCCATATTCTATTGTACGAGGCATTTCTAACCAATACACCGGGTATATACTTAATTTATGCCTTGTGTTATAGGCTTATCCTGAATTGAGTAATGCAGTTCCGGGTATACCGGGTAAGACACCCAAATTTTCTTGGAAAACACTGACTCTACATGCTCAAGCGAACTTGCCTCTTTACCTGTCTTCTCTTTTGGCTCTGTGTGCCTGTGCTGGCCGCAGAGCCTTTACCTGTTGGAGCACATTTTGAAGTGGGCTTTTCGCCTTATGGGAATGCGGAATCAATCATTTTGAACGGTATCAGTCAGGCCAAGACCTCAATAGAGGTAGCGGCCTATTCCTTCACCAGCAAGCCGATTTCTCTGGCTCTGCTGGATGCTCATAAGCGTGGGGTAAAAGTCCGGGTAGTGGCTGATGAAAGGTCGAACACAGGCAAATATTCCGCTGTGACCTTTCTCGCCAATCAGGGCGTACCTGTGCGGACGAATAGCAATTACGCCATTTTCCATCACAAGTTCATGGTGTTTGATGGTCGGCATGTGGAAATGGGCAGCTTCAATTACAGCGCCGCCGCTGCCGACAAAAACGCCGAAAATGTTCTGATGCTTTGGAACGTACCGGATATTGCCAAACCTTATATCGAAGAATGGCAACGGTTATGGGACGAAAGCACAACGGTAACACCGAAATACTAACTTCAATCAAGGAGAGAGACGATGCGCTTCAAACTGCTTTTAACCGTTCTGTGTGCGATTCTTTTATTTGGGATGAATTCACACACGGCACAAGCAAAACAATCTTCCAATGAGATACAGGAAATAGCCCGTGATGCAGCCAAAACGAGCAAGTTTGGGCCTTTTACAGAGGATGATTGTTACAAGTACATAATGGGGCTTTTTAACGGGCAATATCAATCCGATTTAAAAACTCCATCGCAGTTATATGGACGTGCTCCGCAGCAAATATTTAACATTTCTTCATTTCCTAAATCATTGCAACAATACCATTTTAATAAAGAAATTAAAGGATTTTTCATCATTCAACATCATGGCGGTGTAAAACTTGGGAATACACCTATAAGCTTTGCCTATGTGACAAATTTTTCCGGGCCTGAAACATACATATTAGCCATAGAGGCTAACTTGCCAGACAAATATGTACCGGAAGAAGTGATTCAATCCTTGGCAAGTAAGTACGGTCAAGATGGAATCGTTCAATACGATGCTGCTACCATTCGTGAAAGATACTCTAACGCACCTGCTTCATTTAAGCCAACTACATATTATTACAAAGAAACCGATGATTACATCATCACTTTTTATTATACGACAAATTGGGATGTTTCCGCAGGAAGACCTATTTGCGAATTGCTTTACTTGAATAAAAAAACGCTTGCTCTGGCATTGGCTAAAAATCAAGAGCAAATGCAGAAGAACGAAGCCGATACTCAACAGCAAAGACAAAAGGATTTGAACGCTTTTTGATATATTAACCTTTAACCGCTGATACAAAGGAAGGATTACATGAAAAGGATTTTAGGTCTGATTGCGCTTGTAGCTGTATTGATCACTCCGACTTTTGCTTTGGCAGCAGAGCAAATCGGGGTCTATGTGGCTCCGAAGTTCATCTACGGCTATACCATGATGGATTTCAAGGCCAAGGATTACAACAGCGATACCGGCGAAACCCGCTCGATTGGCCTTGGCGATAAGCACGACAACGCTTGGGGTGGTGCTCTGGCGATAGGCTATGACTTCGATAAGCGGTTTAATGTACCCATCAGAGCGGAAGTGGAATACTCCCTGTTTTCTCAGGTGGAAGCGGACAAAAATCGGCTTAACCCGGAAGACTCTGACTGGGACGAAAGTTTCAAACAGAAGTTCGACATCCAGACGCTTTTCCTGAATGCCTATTGGGATATCAACACCGGCACGGCGTTCACTCCCTATATCGGCGCTGGTATCGGCATGGCCTTCATTGACACCAAGTACAACTGCCGGGGTGAGAGCGTTAGCGACCCTGTGAATGACTGGGTAAGGTCTTCTACTGGCAGTAAGAGCAGAACTAATTTTGCTTGGAACGTCGGCGCTGGTCTTGGATATGACTTCAACGAATATGTCACCTTGGACATTGGCTACCGCTTCGTTTCTCTCGGAAACGTCAAGTCGAGCAAGGGTCAGCAAATGGACACCGGAGCCGTGGTACCCAATATGTACGATTACGGCCAGAGCAAAGACCTCTACATGCATCAGGTCATGGCTGGCTTGAGAATAACTTTCTAATCTCGTCCCTGTTATTGCTTCTGAGCCGGGTGTCCTTCGGGATGTCCGGCTTTTTTGCGGCTCATGGTAAGGCGGTCACAAATAGCCAAGCCCTGCTTGATGATTTTGCCACTCCATATAGTTTCATATGCCGCTTGGCAAAAACGGGCCTTAGAATCGATTCTCGTTGGTTTTTTCAAAAAAGAACGGGCAGTCAAAAAGCGACTGCCCGTTTTGCGGTTCATGGAGTGGATAATTTAGGCGTCTTCTTTCGGAGGTTCAGGAGCTTCCGGGGTAGCGTCGCTAACCGCTGTTCCGATTTCAGGTTCAGCGGGTGTTCCATCAGGAGCTTTGTCACTTTCGTTTTCGGTGGATGCACTATCGCTCTGTTCTTGAGCTTTTCTTGCTTCTGATTCCTGCTGCATCTTTTCAATCAATTCGTCAAAGGCTTTACTAATTTCATCATCGGGTAAGTTAATATATTGTTTTAGTTTAAACCCGACATTCACAAATTCATTCCATATGTCAGCCTGTTGTTCCTCAAAAGGCGGGTCTTTCTCATTCTTTGTCTTAGGCGCAGCAGCTACTTTGGTGAAATAGTCATCAATTTTGTGAAAAACACTAGTGAAGCTTCCAACAAAAGCTTCATACCTAGTTCTTCTCCCCTCACCTTCGGAACCACCTTTGCCGGATGCTCGGCGTGGAGCCGTACCGTCTTCCGAATCTTCGCTATCGAAGTCGCGTTCTTTACGCTTAACTTTTTCGTCAATTTCTTTGAAACGAGCTTGCTGTTCTTCCGGTTTCTCGTTCAGGTTCACGAGTTCAATCAACTGTGTAAGCGTAAACGGTCTGCCATTAACGGCATTTTTTATGTCGTCCGGCAGCTTTAACACGGAAAGAGTTTGTGAAACATTGGTACGGCTTCTTTTGAACAGGTCTGCAATCTGAGTATCAATTACTCCGGTTGCGTCTTTGAGCCGTTGAAATGCTTCGGCACGTTCAAATGCGGTAAGGTCATTCCGCATCATGGCTTTATGCAAAGCATTCTCAAAAGNCAGGCCCTAGACTCTGCGTTGCTTGAACTTTTTTTGGCATTAGGGGAAAACGTTCTTGAAGCTTTGGAATGCGACTGTGAAGTTTGCAGGCAACGGCGTCAATACTATGAGCGCCTTACCGATGAAGGCTAACTTTTGAACAAAAAATGGGGCTGTTGAGCGCTCCAATTGTAAACACGCTGTAAAGGATTATATAATGACTGGTGTTTTGGATTTGAAAACTACTTTCCCTTTTATTTCAATTTTGGGCATCGATTTACGGAAAGAATTTGAGGAAGCCTGCACCCTGCAATCCATCAAGCAAGGAACCCAACTCACAGACTCAGGCGCTTCTTGCCGATTTATGACGTTTGTCTTGGCTGGGCGTATAAAAATTTTTAAACTCTCCCATGAAGGACGCGAAATAACACTTTTTCGTGTAACTTCAGGGGAGTGCTGTATTATGTCAGCAGCTTGCATATTGAGTGGTAAGCCTTTTCCAGCAATAGCTGTTGCGGAAGAACCAATAACCGCCATTACGCTGCCCGGTGGCTTTTTTGCCGATTTTTTTAGCCGATCTTTGGTCTTGCAACAATACGTTATGGGGATGTTTGCGGATAGGTTTGAAGCCATGTCCATGTTACTGGAAGAAGTAGCTTTTAACCGTATGGATAATCGCCTTGCCAAATTTTTGCTTCAAAAACATCACCAAGGTAAACTAACAACAACACATGAAGCCATTGCCTTGGAAATGGGAACAGCCAGAGAAGTGGTTAGCCGCTTACTCAATGACTTTCAAAAAAAAGGCTATGTCCAACTTTCCCGTGGTGAGTTGTTCATCAAATCTTTCGAAGCGTTATCCCAGTTGTCTGAAAACTGAGTCAAAATAGTTATCAGATTATATTTTATTGCTGCGAATTGTCTGCGCTCGAAGCCGTTTCATACGGCCAGTCATTTATGCCCCCAAAATCGTATACTTGCGTATATCCCATGCCAATAAGCTCCTTGGCCGCTATGGCATTCCTCCGCCCACTACGACAATAAATAAGAATCAAGGCATCCTTGTCTGAGAGTTCAAATGCCGCACGGTTTTTTATTTCAGTATAAGGAAGCAAGATAGCTCCCTTTATGTGACGCTCTCTGAACTCCTCTTCTGTTCGAACATCAAGCAAAATGTAATGCTCCTCATCAGTCATGAGAGCTTTGGCTTGGGAGGCAGACAATTTCTTATATGCGGTAGCATTGTCAGGATGTTCGCCAAATCCCATACCCATTAGAGAGAAAGCCAAAACACCCAGGAACATAATCTTAATAGCCTTATTGAGCATACTATTCCCTCTTTTACTGTGATTATTGATTGGAAGAATAATAGTGCCATGAAAAAAGTCTGTGACTTTGTCACAAATATGATTTGCCGTAACGTTTCACCATACTCAAAGGCAAGAAATGATCAGGATTAAGCTTTGCACTTTCACCCAGGCTCTACCAATAACCTCTTAAAGGCCCAATCTATACCTTGAAGATTCTTTGTCTTTCCCCTGACGCAAAATCTATGAACAATAATTCCTGCCAGCCTACGATCTCTGCAGAGTATCCAAACACATATTGACTCATCGTTACCCCATACCACGGCAATCGAAAACTTCTTTATTGAGAACGATGTCTGATTGTTGCACTCAATAGGGAGATACTCAATCCATAATACACAATGTGATTATGTCACAGATAAAATATTTGTTGTGCGCTATCAGGAGGAATAGAAAAAAGGAGGGTCGTATGGCGATTAAGAAAAGGCATAAACCCGTGGTTAACCGTGTGTTTTGTGCTGCTTGCGGTGAATGTGCAGAAACATGTCCCCGGTACGCCATAACAATTCAGTGCGGTACCTATGCAAGTATTGACTACAAGCAGTGCGTTGGATGCGGTGCGTGTGCCGTTGCTTGTCCTGCTTCCGCAATCAAACTGGAGGAAGTGTAATGGCAAGAAAAAGTTGGCGGAATCACTTGTGGATCGTGACGTGTGTGTATTTTTTACTTGGGCTGTATAACATTACTTTTGCGTGGTTAGGCTTGATTTTTTTTCTCATTCCTTTGTTAATTGCCTTTATTAACGGTGATAAATCGTATTGCAACAAATACTGTGACCGAGGACGTCTTTTTCGTTTTTTGGGAAGCAGGTTGGGTGTTTCGCGAGGTAAACCAATGCCTGCTTTGTTGAAAAACCGCTGGTTCCGTTACATTTTCATGATATACTTTTTTGGAATGTTTGGAAGTGTTGTTACAGCCACATATCTTGTAGCTTCGGGAGCAAGCGAGCTTGATAGTACGGTTAAACTTTTCCAAGCATTGCGGTTACCACTAGATTGGACCCATTCCATTGGAGCATTTCCCATCTGGGTTACACAGTTTGCCTTCGGATTTTATTCTCTAATGCTTACATCCCTGACACTCGGTTTGGTAACCATGCTGTTTTTCAAACCAAGATCATGGTGTGTATACTGTCCCATGGGCACAATGACGCAAGTGATTTGTAAGCTGAAATGTAAAGACGGCAGCGATATTTAATAACCTATATACTTTCGTACAGAGGAGCATTCTATGGCAAAGCGTATACTCATTATCGGCGCAGTGGCTCTAGGCCCTAAAGCGGCTTCCCGTTGCAAGCGGTTGATGCCGGATGCGGAAGTCACCCTTATTGATCAGTCCAGCCGTATTTCCTATGGCGGATGCGGTATTCCATATTTTATTTCAGACGAAGTGAAAAACGTCGCCGAATTACAATCTACCCCGTATGGAGCTATCAGAAACGAACAATTTTTTGAAAAACACAAAGACATCAAAACACTCACAAATTGCCAAGCCACGCACATCGACAGGAAAGAAAGAATCGTCACGGTGCAGAATCTCATAGATGGTTCAGCATCGACGCTTTCCTACGATTCTCTCGTGTTGGCTCTTGGCAGCTCTCCCAACAGACCTCCGATTCCCGGCATAGAATTGCAGGGTATCTCTTCTGCAGTTAATCTTGATGAAGCCGAGTACATAAAATCTGCCCTCAGCGCTAAAAACAACTCGCATGTAGTCGTTGTTGGAGGCGGATTTATCGGGCTTGAACTTGCCGTTGCCATTGGTGAAATGTGGGGAATTCCTACCAGTGTGATTGAAATCGCCCCACAAGTTTTGCCGAATTTTCTTTCGCCCAGCTTTGCCCGTATGGTGCAGCAAGATTTGGCATCCAAAAATATCACCGTGCATACTGATGAAAAAGTATTACGCTTTGAAGGTAAAGACGGACGAGTCTGTAAGGTGATTACCAACAAACGTGAGATTCCGGCAGAATTGGTAATCATGTCTGCGGGAGTCCATCCGAATACGGATATAGCTAAAGAGGCAGGCCTGAACGTTACGGAGAAAGGATTACTGGTGGTTGATGAGCACATGCGTACTTCTGATCCGGATATTTACGCGGGAGGTGACTGCGTTACTATCCCCAATCAAGTGACAGGAAAGCCGGGGTGGTATCCATTGGGATCTATGGCTAACCGACAAGGGCGTGTCATTGGCACCAATATCTCTGGCGGCAACGAACGCTTTAACGGCGCAGTAGGAGCATGGGGGGTAAAACTTTGTGCGCTTAATGCAGCTGGGGCGGGGTTAACTCTTGAATCAGCGTTACGCGAGGGCTTTGATGCCATAAGCGTTCAAGTCGTCCAAGCGGATCGGGCGCATTTCTTTCCCACAAAAAACCCCATGTCCATGGAACTTGTCGTTGACCGAAAAACGCGGCGTGTACTTGGCGTGCAGGGTGTCAGCCCATCGGGGGATGCTCTCGCGGCCCGCATCAACCCCGTTGCGGCCCTTCTTTCGCACAAGATTGACGTATCGGAAATATCTAACTTGGAAGTTCTGTATTCGCCTCCTTTTGCCTCGGCAATGGATATAGTCAATACCCTCGGTAATGCGGCTGACAACGTGCTTTCCGGCAGCTACAAGCCAATGACGCTTGAAGAATTTGATGCCGCATGGTCAGGTAGGGAGAAAGAAGATTTTTATCTACTGGACACCCGTCCAAAGGCCATGGGCGCGGTATTCGCAGAAAAATTTTCAGGTCATTGGCACAATATTCCGCAGGATGAAGTCGGAGAACGCTTAGCGGAAATTCCCGCTAATAAGCTTGTGATCATTACCTGTAATACGGGCTTACGGGCCTATGAAGCACAGCTTGTATTGACAAATGCTGGCAGAACGAACACGAGAGCCGTTTTCGGTGGTGTTACCGCGTCTACACGCTTCGGGACAAAATTTTAATCTCTCATAAGTAAACAACTATTTGCCTCCGACGGAACCTCCCCGAACGGCACTGCCCTCGGGGAGGTTCCGCCGGAGGTGCACGTCAGCCCTGAACGCAACAGGAAAAAAGGAAGTTGGGGATAATCCCGTTCGATTTCCCACGATCTAGCACGCGTATCTTTTTGTGGACACCAATCGTGTGGCTACGCTACCTAAAAATAGCTTATCGGGATATTCCCTTTCGCTGTTCAGGCAACTCCGGCACAGAGCGGGCGTGGTGGCGCTCCGAATGACAACACCTTTGCCGTCTATGCGGTGCTTGGTTTCACCAAAATATTGCCCTTCGGTGCTGCAGAATAGTCCAGCCCGTGGCGGCTCCAGTCCTTTGCCGAGGCGTTAGGCGGTTGTTGTGCATGTTCTATGGCAATTTTTACTTCCACTGTCCCTTTGCGGGAACGCAGTGTAGATACTGCGACGGAAAGAGTAAGCGAAGAAAGCACGCAACACTATTAAGCCCCTTGCGTAAATTGTAACGGCGTAAAGATATGGCTTTCTTTTTCACTTGAAGCTGTTTTAAGCGTTCCGAAGTGTGGTGCAGGCTTGTGGGTTGCCATAACCGGAATCATGGTTGTTGCAGCATATTCGAAGATAGCTCTTCGTGTCTTTGCCGCCTGATTTTCATCAATATCAAACATGAGAGTGACTTCTGGGTACGCAAGCTGAATTTCACTTACATGAAAAATGTCTCCAAGTACCAGCAAACACTTGTCTTCACTTTGCAAAAGGTACGCTGTATGCCCCG
The DNA window shown above is from uncultured delta proteobacterium and carries:
- a CDS encoding Phosphatidylserine/phosphatidylglycerophosphate / cardiolipin synthase — its product is MLKRTCLFTCLLFWLCVPVLAAEPLPVGAHFEVGFSPYGNAESIILNGISQAKTSIEVAAYSFTSKPISLALLDAHKRGVKVRVVADERSNTGKYSAVTFLANQGVPVRTNSNYAIFHHKFMVFDGRHVEMGSFNYSAAAADKNAENVLMLWNVPDIAKPYIEEWQRLWDESTTVTPKY
- a CDS encoding hypothetical protein (Evidence 5 : No homology to any previously reported sequences) — encoded protein: MMRNDLTAFERAEAFQRLKDATGVIDTQIADLFKRSRTNVSQTLSVLKLPDDIKNAVNGRPFTLTQLIELVNLNEKPEEQQARFKEIDEKVKRKERDFDSEDSEDGTAPRRASGKGGSEGEGRRTRYEAFVGSFTSVFHKIDDYFTKVAAAPKTKNEKDPPFEEQQADIWNEFVNVGFKLKQYINLPDDEISKAFDELIEKMQQESEARKAQEQSDSASTENESDKAPDGTPAEPEIGTAVSDATPEAPEPPKEDA
- a CDS encoding transposase codes for the protein MSHHNTLFSQMLSLIPRHVFQKLEARHKTGRSSRQFGFKEQSTVMAFIQLAARRSMRDGLRCLAACGKRLYHFGLFPVARSTFSDANNSRPVGFFKDLFADMYSLCVPKASKHKFHFKCKLYSMDATTISLCLSLFPWATFRQNKGGVKMNTVLDHDGHIPAFVTVDVAKTHESRMAKSLSLPKGSIVTFDKGYVSYPWFQTLLENGIFFVTRLKDNAVYKLLERRPVNRTSGVTSDHIIEVKHSRGKVLRLRRIGYRDAETGKRYEFLTNHFRLSARTIADIYKERWKIELFFREIKQNLRIKSFVGNTENAVLIQIYTALTVYLLLAYQKFLSKTGLSVQQLFQIASLNILGTDSLEELLKPRRRKNENLYNLSLLSLAA
- a CDS encoding conserved hypothetical protein (Evidence 4 : Homologs of previously reported genes of unknown function) — translated: MELSQDTKIFALTEKYPFLVNALAERNSSFEKLKNPILHQTMGRVASIEKAAGLGNESVLALLLFIAEKIMATTGETVAILPPAVQQSAKAPSILSREQRLENLKEIIRELHDGVEFNQLQEKFNRTVGDISPEEIAGLEQTLVNEGLPETEIKRMCHLHAALFQGALEKQEMRPVQPGHPIHTYLQENTQAKELIAEIRQEVAKVNGGAEEAAWAFVHGHLTNLVQELAGIQTHYIRKENQLFPLLEQHGLSAPGKVMWEVHDDIRSKLRHAQNLLAEKKQLESVVAVVDFLNEAEEMIRKEENILFPMSLELLTEDDWNRCRLGDDEIGYSFDVTPGTEWSARAAHESQPTDNTDLISLATGNLAPEVINAIFRNLPVDISFVGPDDRVAYYSDSKHRIFPRSAAVIGREVKNCHPSKSVHIVTEILEAFKSGKRNKAEFWLELGEKFIHIQYLALTDVGGRYLGCLEIGQDATHIRSLTGQRRLLEWK
- a CDS encoding Cyclic nucleotide-binding protein; the encoded protein is MMFEKIKHSPLFRGIDESQLASLLACLTAVKRRYRKDELIFVAGEKPISVGIVLSGSVRVLQEDFWGNRTILAHIESSGLFGEAFSCAEQVALPVSVIACEATEIMLIDYRKIITTCSSACVFHTQLVMNMMRILAKKNILLTKKLEYLSKRTTREKLLSFLSAQAVSAKSTIVEIPFNKTELAEYLCVDRSALSRELSAMKAEGLLQYDKNSFELFQVEPGV
- a CDS encoding hypothetical protein (Evidence 5 : No homology to any previously reported sequences) yields the protein MKRCSRNQKQEKLKNRAIVHPPKTKVTKLLMEHPLNLKSEQRLATLPRKLLNLRKKTPKLSTP
- a CDS encoding Helix-turn-helix domain protein; this translates as MTDEKRLGQRIRALRTRKKLTQEQMAEMAGLNGKYWSDLELGKETVSVKNLTKIAVALDVSLAELVSAEHEAPRQELEREVQKMIVEADDEQLKTIYRILTAVVR
- a CDS encoding exported hypothetical protein (Evidence 5 : No homology to any previously reported sequences), which encodes MRFKLLLTVLCAILLFGMNSHTAQAKQSSNEIQEIARDAAKTSKFGPFTEDDCYKYIMGLFNGQYQSDLKTPSQLYGRAPQQIFNISSFPKSLQQYHFNKEIKGFFIIQHHGGVKLGNTPISFAYVTNFSGPETYILAIEANLPDKYVPEEVIQSLASKYGQDGIVQYDAATIRERYSNAPASFKPTTYYYKETDDYIITFYYTTNWDVSAGRPICELLYLNKKTLALALAKNQEQMQKNEADTQQQRQKDLNAF
- a CDS encoding conserved exported hypothetical protein (Evidence 4 : Homologs of previously reported genes of unknown function) gives rise to the protein MKRILGLIALVAVLITPTFALAAEQIGVYVAPKFIYGYTMMDFKAKDYNSDTGETRSIGLGDKHDNAWGGALAIGYDFDKRFNVPIRAEVEYSLFSQVEADKNRLNPEDSDWDESFKQKFDIQTLFLNAYWDINTGTAFTPYIGAGIGMAFIDTKYNCRGESVSDPVNDWVRSSTGSKSRTNFAWNVGAGLGYDFNEYVTLDIGYRFVSLGNVKSSKGQQMDTGAVVPNMYDYGQSKDLYMHQVMAGLRITF
- a CDS encoding hypothetical protein (Evidence 5 : No homology to any previously reported sequences) — protein: MKCFGTFKCGKVIPHHGFMQSILKXQALDSALLELFLALGENVLEALECDCEVCRQRRQYYERLTDEG